One segment of Thioflexithrix psekupsensis DNA contains the following:
- a CDS encoding response regulator has translation MFNSIRFHPRSVAAHVTVYILSLGVVAMMLLTSVQLYFDYRHQLTRLEQGLAQIESSFLAGIVNSLWAYDQTQLELQLAGLLHLPHIEKVAIISDTQAASQGSLQSQHVRSHYLPLIHQQNQKDIELGQLEIIIGLDDIYQSILKEAQRLLLTNLIIVVLIIIFILSLIRRLIGHPLNHIMRYMDELDVGKLNQALTLPAPYEVALPELKQNELERVATAINRMRLNLLHSYQMIRESENYNRTLIEESPIGLVLSQPDGKIIDTNLAYALIIGRTIAETLMLNEKELTPSDYVETDRIQRRLLEKNGRYGPYQKVLLRKSGERVPVRLSGLLIKKNQQNLIWSSVEDITEQKRAEETLQQARIAAEEASLAKSQFMANMSHELRTPLNAIIGYSEILQDELGDTQPELLPDVERVLFAGTHLLRLISDILDIAKIQSGRMELHYEDFSVAELIWAITANLQPLFKERNNYLILRTANAPVTMCADVNKVRQILLNMINNANKFSENSKVTLRIWQHHINDSQWVSFQVQDKGIGMDARQLNRLFTPFTQADGSMTRRYGGTGLGLAIAHSFVEMMRGTITVYSELGKGSLFTVTLPLQASTHSVHPKVISPDQLNKNQLILVIDDDPATQELLAGCLKKLGYQVALASSGEQGLILARHLKPRVITLDIMMPDLDGWGVLSRLKADAELSDIPVIILSIVEDRNHGYNLGASEYLTKPVNRDQLQQVLKKYQLEQQLYVMVIEDDNATRDMLVQMLERAGWHVNLARNGREALRELSQLQNLPDLILLDLMMPEMDGFEFTQHLRNNPQWRSIPLVVLTAKDLTIEDRAQLHGQVEMIFQKGSYSREQLLARIHNLMSATNVLSRS, from the coding sequence ATGTTTAACTCAATTCGTTTTCATCCGCGAAGCGTCGCTGCGCACGTGACGGTTTACATATTGTCTTTAGGTGTGGTGGCGATGATGTTGCTGACCAGTGTGCAATTATATTTTGATTATCGCCATCAATTAACGCGATTAGAGCAGGGATTAGCGCAGATTGAAAGCAGTTTTTTAGCGGGAATTGTCAATAGTTTATGGGCTTATGATCAAACACAATTAGAATTGCAATTAGCGGGTTTATTGCATTTACCGCATATTGAAAAAGTGGCTATTATTTCTGACACACAAGCGGCCAGTCAAGGCAGTTTACAATCACAACATGTTCGTTCTCATTACCTGCCTTTAATTCACCAACAAAATCAAAAAGACATTGAGTTAGGTCAATTGGAAATTATCATTGGATTAGATGATATTTACCAAAGTATTTTAAAAGAGGCGCAACGTTTATTATTGACCAATTTGATTATTGTGGTGTTAATTATTATTTTTATTTTGTCTTTAATTCGTCGCCTCATTGGTCATCCTTTGAATCATATTATGCGTTATATGGATGAATTGGATGTAGGGAAATTGAATCAAGCCTTAACATTACCTGCGCCTTATGAAGTGGCATTACCCGAATTAAAACAAAATGAATTAGAGCGCGTGGCCACGGCCATTAATCGAATGCGTTTAAATTTATTACATTCCTATCAAATGATTAGGGAAAGTGAAAATTATAATCGTACTTTAATTGAAGAATCGCCCATTGGTTTAGTCTTGAGTCAACCAGATGGGAAAATTATAGATACTAATTTGGCTTATGCTTTAATTATTGGGCGCACGATTGCAGAAACGTTAATGTTGAATGAAAAAGAATTAACGCCTTCTGATTATGTCGAAACGGATCGCATTCAACGGCGATTATTAGAAAAAAATGGGCGTTATGGCCCTTATCAAAAAGTATTGTTACGTAAGAGTGGGGAGCGTGTTCCCGTGCGTTTATCGGGCTTGCTGATTAAGAAAAATCAACAAAATTTAATTTGGTCTTCAGTAGAAGACATTACCGAGCAGAAACGCGCTGAGGAAACGCTACAACAAGCCCGCATTGCCGCAGAAGAAGCCAGTTTAGCCAAAAGCCAATTTATGGCAAATATGAGTCATGAATTGCGCACGCCATTAAATGCGATTATTGGCTATAGCGAAATTTTACAAGATGAATTAGGCGATACACAACCTGAATTATTACCTGATGTTGAGCGCGTTTTATTTGCAGGCACGCATTTGTTGAGATTAATTAGCGATATTCTGGATATTGCTAAAATTCAGTCGGGACGAATGGAATTGCATTATGAAGATTTCTCAGTGGCTGAATTAATTTGGGCTATCACGGCTAATTTGCAGCCTTTGTTTAAGGAACGAAATAATTATTTAATTTTAAGAACGGCTAATGCACCTGTAACCATGTGTGCAGATGTGAATAAAGTGCGGCAGATTTTATTGAATATGATTAACAATGCCAATAAATTCAGCGAAAACAGTAAAGTGACATTGCGCATTTGGCAGCATCATATTAATGATTCTCAATGGGTTTCTTTCCAAGTTCAAGATAAGGGTATTGGAATGGATGCGCGGCAATTAAATCGTTTATTTACGCCTTTTACCCAAGCCGATGGCTCAATGACACGGCGTTATGGTGGCACGGGATTAGGGTTGGCCATTGCGCATAGCTTTGTGGAAATGATGCGCGGTACTATTACTGTATACAGTGAATTGGGAAAAGGCAGTTTATTTACGGTGACTTTACCTTTACAAGCCAGCACCCATTCGGTTCATCCTAAAGTCATTTCTCCCGATCAGTTAAATAAAAATCAATTAATTTTGGTAATTGATGATGATCCTGCGACACAAGAATTATTAGCGGGTTGTTTAAAAAAATTAGGTTATCAAGTGGCATTAGCGAGCAGCGGTGAGCAAGGATTAATTCTGGCACGTCATTTAAAACCGCGTGTTATTACGCTGGATATTATGATGCCTGATTTGGATGGTTGGGGGGTGTTATCTCGCTTAAAAGCTGATGCAGAATTAAGTGATATTCCTGTGATTATTTTAAGTATCGTTGAAGATCGCAATCACGGTTATAATTTGGGGGCTTCTGAATATTTGACTAAACCTGTTAATCGAGATCAATTACAACAAGTTTTAAAAAAATATCAATTAGAACAGCAATTGTATGTGATGGTGATTGAAGATGATAATGCCACCCGTGATATGTTGGTACAGATGTTAGAGCGGGCAGGTTGGCATGTGAATTTGGCGCGTAATGGACGTGAAGCTTTACGTGAATTGTCTCAATTGCAAAATTTGCCTGATTTAATTTTATTAGATTTAATGATGCCTGAAATGGACGGTTTTGAATTCACGCAACATTTGCGTAATAACCCACAATGGCGATCTATTCCTTTGGTGGTTTTAACGGCTAAAGATTTGACGATTGAAGATCGCGCCCAATTGCATGGACAAGTGGAAATGATTTTTCAAAAAGGCAGTTATTCGCGGGAGCAATTGTTAGCTAGAATACACAATTTAATGAGCGCGACTAATGTACTTTCTCGTTCTTAA
- a CDS encoding Smr/MutS family protein, with protein MSKRKKSHLIRPEDQALFRQAVQDVTPLHTDRLPLSAPKPKPIARQRQLDEQQVIHDMLSEHYDPSQWETGEELLFMRPGVQHSVLQKLRRGQYSIHAELDLHGMVVSVARVSVGEFLHECRARGVRCARIIHGKGYGSWQRKPVLKAKLNKWLQQRDEVMAFCSARQVDGGTGAIYVLLKT; from the coding sequence TTGTCTAAGCGTAAAAAATCTCACTTGATTCGTCCTGAAGATCAGGCTTTATTTCGCCAAGCGGTGCAAGACGTGACTCCGCTGCATACGGATCGCTTGCCTTTATCCGCGCCCAAACCCAAACCCATCGCCCGCCAACGCCAATTAGATGAGCAGCAAGTCATTCATGACATGTTGTCAGAGCATTATGACCCGTCGCAGTGGGAGACGGGGGAGGAGTTGTTGTTTATGCGGCCAGGGGTTCAGCATTCTGTTTTACAAAAACTACGCCGTGGGCAATACAGTATTCATGCTGAATTGGATTTGCACGGTATGGTGGTGTCTGTCGCACGGGTGTCGGTGGGCGAATTTCTGCACGAATGTCGAGCGCGTGGAGTTCGTTGTGCGCGGATTATTCATGGCAAGGGGTATGGTTCTTGGCAGCGTAAACCTGTATTAAAAGCCAAATTAAACAAGTGGTTACAACAACGCGATGAAGTCATGGCCTTTTGTTCCGCCCGCCAAGTCGATGGGGGAACAGGGGCTATTTATGTTTTATTGAAAACTTAA
- a CDS encoding transporter substrate-binding domain-containing protein has translation MSFAHIGLFLVAIIFCQTSLLFAEEKPAAPLIFHTNHYPLLNNEEQTGFLDRLTQEILRRNGFTVDISFLPTERAFINLNQNLADGNVAKIAGLTQLYPNTRQVPGAMIEMDFVAFTLQPEPDVKNWQDLYRYRVGIVTGMKIIESNLKEHPNLTRVTLPLQLFQLLTADRVDYVVFTYWNGLSYAHRLQLQDRIHVASPPLTVQEMFLYVNHTREELVPKLADTLAEIKADGTYQRLFEELLLPLQKQFEHSEH, from the coding sequence ATGTCATTTGCCCATATTGGCCTATTTTTAGTGGCAATTATTTTTTGTCAAACTTCCTTGTTATTTGCTGAAGAAAAACCCGCCGCGCCTTTAATTTTCCACACCAATCATTACCCTTTATTGAATAACGAAGAACAGACGGGCTTTTTAGATCGTCTGACGCAAGAGATATTGCGGAGAAATGGCTTTACGGTGGACATTAGTTTTTTACCGACAGAACGGGCATTTATTAATTTAAATCAGAATTTAGCCGATGGGAATGTGGCGAAAATTGCAGGATTAACGCAGCTTTATCCGAATACTAGACAAGTACCAGGTGCGATGATAGAAATGGACTTTGTGGCTTTTACTTTGCAGCCAGAGCCTGATGTAAAAAATTGGCAAGATTTGTATCGCTATCGGGTGGGTATTGTGACGGGCATGAAAATTATAGAAAGCAATTTGAAAGAGCATCCCAATTTAACTCGCGTGACATTACCGTTGCAATTATTTCAATTATTAACTGCGGATCGGGTGGATTATGTGGTTTTTACGTATTGGAATGGTTTATCGTATGCGCATCGTTTGCAATTGCAAGATCGGATACACGTGGCGAGTCCACCTTTAACGGTGCAAGAAATGTTTTTATATGTGAATCATACGCGAGAGGAATTAGTGCCGAAATTAGCCGACACTTTAGCCGAAATAAAAGCGGATGGTACGTATCAGCGTTTATTTGAAGAATTATTGTTGCCTTTGCAAAAACAATTTGAACATTCTGAACACTAA